The stretch of DNA TCTGATATGGTATGTTTTCTGTACTTTGTGTGTTTTCTACTACTATTCTACTGTTAGCCTACTATTACTCTGCTGTTATTCTGATGTGTTTCTGCTTTTTTAAAAAGAAccacataattagtaacaattttttttggccaaatattttcccagattttcatcccaattcttttgcatgagcactttagctgtttgtgcatcaatttcatttcgaagagggttgaatatcttgataatgtatttcaagaggcgatgtttgctgatgatcaacAGGCGTGTGTACGTTTGTTGTATTGTCAAACTGCTGTAAGTcatttattgtgttttaattttctcttggtgtttagcctagttttgtttaagtattgttagtaattatgttttctttttcctttttttaaaaaaaaggtgaacttgatgtctgatttcctggtccacaaaggagttgcccgaggtggggaggttaaagattataaaattgtcaacgtCCCTTTTAACTGGCAAACGGCTGAGATTGAAAATTTGGACTgcggtgtatatacgatgttgcacatgctcttttaCCGTGGAACTGTTTTTGATTGTGACTTGGGTAATTCTGATTCAAGAGCCCTCTACCGCGCTGAGATCGTTGCCTTGTTGGCGCTGTCTGATATGAACGAGTCCAGGGAAGATTTGTTGAAAAGTTTGGAGGAGTTGAACAAGACAAGAAAGGAAACCCTGAGCGTGCTTGAAGAGAGACGGCGTATTGAGGATGCGAAAAAGAGGGCTTCTCAAAGCGGTAAGAAACGTCGTGGTTCCGGCAGGGTGAAAATCGTTGGTAAGAAGGTTAAGACGTCGCGACTGTTGACGAGCCCGTCGCTTCTCCTACTGTCATTGACGGCCCTAAATTCTCTAGAAAGACCCCTACTGCCAGCCGTCAAGTGGGAAGCAGGGGTGTGGATAGCCCCGTGAGTCCACAGTCGGCTTTGGGTAGTCGTAAAAGGGGTAGGGCAGACGACGGGCTGGGTTGCTCTATGGATTGCGGGCCAGACGACAGTAGGTTTGTTGCGGTGTCGGATTTGTTTCGGAAGAACAAAAAACAGTTCTCTAAGATGCTGAAGGTGCGGAAGCAAGTGGTGGACTTTGTTCTTCGTGAAGACGCTCAGTTGACAGACGAGTATGTGtcgattttcatttctttgattgtggtgtttCTGTTCAGTTAGTCTTTCTGTTTCCCACTGTTAGTCTGCTGTTAATCtgctgttattatgctgttatttttATCAACCTAGCGAGCCGTCTAATTTCACTGTTAGGCCcctttgttattctgctgttattgacctgttataccactattattccgctgttGGTCCACTGTAATCCCACTGTCAATCCCgttttgttattctgctgttataccGCTATTATTTCGCTGTTATTGTTCTGTTATTGAAcagttattctgctgttataccACTGTAATCCCACTGTTTTCATCATATGTTATTTTTTGTGAATGCAGGGAGCTGTTAGTGTTGTACAGCGACGACGTCGGCGTGTTTTTGGACAAGGGGGATATTGTTTCCCTTGTAGATGCAAAATAGTATGATGTCAACAAGAGTAGTTGATGTTTGGTCggttcttttgaattcgttggagtttgaggaacgctcagaaccaagctcaatgtttttcggagttcgtcatatggtattttagttttttcctttgctattttgcgttattacctacagattgactcacaagtattgatataaagttaacacttgtgcactatttttggttgtttatgctttctcTTTTTGTAGGATCCTCTTTATTCACTCTTAGAGAACTTTGATTCCTCAAGTCCTCTTGACGGTCCGGGTAATAAGTCGTTGGCATTCGGAATGTGTTTACGATTCTTTGCAATGGAAGATGTCGTCTGAACTCCGACCTTGTGTTTGTGCCGATTCTGTACAATGATCACTACTCTTGTTTCTGCATCAACtttttgaatgaatcgattgatattttggacaacatgactcacgattccAAGCAAATAGCCGATTACAGAAGATTGGCCGAGATTGTGGCAAACTATATGCGTGTTTTTATGGGGGGTCATAATGTTCTGAAGGGTGAAGATTGCCGCAATTTCGAAATTGTTGATGTGCCttttaaatggaaaaagaaggaacTGCTGAATTCGGAGTCGGGGTGTTTCTTGCTGTACACGATGGCGGAATATGGTGGAAGCGTGTTTGAGTGCAATCTTCACAAAGAAGATTGCTCGTCGAAAACTCTTGTTGAAATGTCGGCTTCCCTGATCTTGGCGGATATTAATCTTCATAGGCGAGCAGTTCTTGACAAAGTGAAGGCTTGTGAGACTGGAAGGCCGAAGACGTTGGGTTTGGCCGCAGCAAGGAACAAGTTGCCAGAAGTGCCCCGCGAAGTGCAACCCCAATCATCTGCTGGTAGTGAAGAGTCAGGCATCGTCATGAATGCAGTACCTTTGGATGTTGTGTATCCAGGGAAGTCAGACTAAGTTGGTGTAAACTGTGTTGTTAGACTATTAGTGTGCTGTTATTGCAccgttattatgtataattactagtttattgtgctgttattcccgTATTACTCTAGTGTTATTCCAGTGTGTACTCTAATTTTAATTGAGTTTTGATATTCCTTGTACTTTTTTCAAACAccatccatttttactctaatcccACTGTTATTCTACATTGTTATTGAGGATAATGAGCGGTTTGTTGTCTTTGTTATTGCACAATTAGTCTACGATTTTTTAGTCTAATTAAGCTTTCTTATTACCTTTGTTTTCtagaaacactatccatttctattcaagtgtaaatttagtcaagtgtaaaagcgtGGTTTAGATGCGTTTTTGCcgtgttattctaccattattctcattGTTATTGTGCGGTATTACTCCGCATATTAAGCGGCTACTCTGCtttgttattgtactattagtctacacttattctcatttattccactagtttaattaagttttacaaattctatccaatttctacgaagaatatgcaTTTTCTATTCAATCGCCAATGGTCATTTTTTCTCAAATTGCGATTCTATtgttattgcaccgttattcttcTCGTTATTacactattattccgcataactAGTTTATTCTCATTATTATTACACCGTTAGTCCAAAGCATTATTTTGtcaaaactattcatttttattcaagtgtaaatttagtcaaccGTAAAAGCGTGGGTTTAGATCGCTTTTGTTACACtttgttattctaccattattctcattGTTATTGCGGTATTACTCCGCATAATTAGCGCTTATTATctttgttattgcactattattctgcAAAGACTTCGTTATTCCAACATTACTTAGAAATAGTTTTAAATAGCACTTAAAGATAGtacttacataataaacattaacgtTCTAAAATATTAAAGCCATTATTTCTAAAGCAATataatattttaaacatatttaaaagCAGCAGCCCTGGACCATCATCGttagatttttatatctttattctattcTCTGATGCCTGCGCGCCGGTCCTTGGACAGTGCTCTCAACTTCCACCGACTCATCCTCAAAAGGGTTTTTGTACGCTTCCATTAGTTCCATGGCTTTCGAATCGGTGTCCAATGGCCAGAGATTGAAATATCGGCTTCAGTGTAATACTTCTTCAGAGCATTCACACCAGCAATGAATTGATTGTCCATGTCGGCTTCCGTgtagttcctatttttcttttcctttaacTGTCTCTCGCATACGTTCATTTTGAAGTTCAAAGAACCTTCAATTGTGCCTTTACACTGTCGACCTCTCttattaaggcctcttcacggGTTTCTGCTGCctctaaatttgtccttgtgtcaATCAACTCTATCGTGAGGGACTCTATCGTCCGTTTGGCTTCATCGATTTCCTGCCTTGTCGGGGACCTTCGGCTATCGTCGATTACATCACTCATCCCGCAAAGATTGGAAGTATGaaactttttgcattataaaaagatgtttaaaatttttgAACCAAATTAAAAGCAAACCAAAGCATAAGAAAGAGAATTACCTTTTTTTGCGATAGAGAAGAGTGTTGACAGATATGAAAAATAAACATGAGAGAAAAATAAAGAATAggaagataagaaattacctttatgcggagaggagataaagtttttttttttttttggaatggactttttcggtgtgtgtgtttgtttttttacCTCGAAGTAGCAAAGAACttataggggcttggggaatagAATCAGTTTTTCTGTAATAAAGTATAGGAAGATAAGTAATTAACTGtctaccaacaaaaaaaaaaaaaagataagaaattacctttttgcgGAGGAGATGCGAGTTTTTCTTGAATACAAACAGTTTTACTGTACTTATTCgatgtgtgtgtgttttttttctcaaaaaacCACGCAATAGCGATATTTATAGGGGTtggggaatacaaacagttttcctgtaattacattagattaggttaggtaactgtttttaataaaaactgaaaagtggaactgctttttataaatattactaaGTTTGTTATTATTCAACTGTTATTGTAGTGTGTAATTTGCGCTTTATTTTTGTGGTTGGTTTGTGAAAAAAACAGTcagataatattaacaaaaaaattaaagtaactagtattaattctcatataatgtaggtctcactttattatctagaagatacattttaggttaaaatgtaattcgaacaatgacaaatagtaaaagtGTTTGACATTTTTAGGCGAGGTCTTCATCGTAGCCGTCTTTCTTTTGtgtctcttttgtctttgttagttcatgcatctGATTCATATTCCTGCAATTTTTGCTTAGTATTTAGCAGCTACATTAATAGCGAATAGCAAAGAGAATAACATTGATAGCGagagaataacaacacattaatagcgaaTAGCGAAATCTAAATTTAGCACTACTCTCTTATTGcgacactatccatttccaccaagaatatccattttgtatccaaaaataacaacacattaatagcacaatagcagtagaataacacaacaaAGCAGCAGAATAGCGAGTAACacagaataataggggaataacaagAGAATAAAAGGGTAACATATTCCCGCAATTTTTGGTAGTTCATGCATCTGATTTATATTGCTGCAATTTTTGCTTAGTATTTTAGAagctacattaatagcagaatagcagtggAATAACATTAacagcagtagaataacaacacattaatagcagaatagcagtagaataacacaacagcagcagaatagcagagtaacacaggaataataggggaataacggAGAATAAGAGGATAACATTAGAACAATAGGAGAGTATTAGTCCAGATTCATACCTCTTCGCTTTCGATTCTTCTTCATCTTCGTCATCAGAAGGGGGACTTTCAGCAAATGGAAGAGTACAAGTTCTACTGTTGTGGTTCACCCACTTCTTGCAGTTACCGCATCTTCGCTTCCTCTTTTGTTGCTTGGTTTTGGCCTTTTCTTTGGAGGACCTTAATCTTTTGCCACTGcccttattcttggccttgtttggCGGTCGAAGGTCAATGTCATTTGAAGCTGTGATGCCTAGAAGAGCCTCGATTTCCTGGTTTTTAGTCTTCGGTTCAGTTGGTCCTGTGATGTTCACCCTGAACTGTGTCAGGATTTTCTGCAGTTGCTTCATGTGTTTAACAGTAGCATAACTGTCCATCACCCCGACAGTTGCATAAATCtcagaccaaacctttgacatctcagctttcttgatgtcagcctcatcaatctcttctatcacctttccattttcatctcGGACAACTGGCCTGTATgatttctttgtccatcgagcaaGGACATAAGGGTCAGGTATCCTGTGGACCTgcctaccattccacacccaAAGTATATGGCGACAAACAATGCCATGCCTCTCAAACAGCTTACATGCACATTTGCTCTCGTTAGTTTTGGTGTTAAATTCAACTCGGAAGCTCCTGTGCTTGAGTCCATCACGAACGTCATGATACTCCACCGCCCCTACTGTTGTCAAACCCCCCACCCCCATGCTGCATATGGCATGTTTGACTTCATTCTGAAAGTCCCCAAAGATAGGATGGGTGTAGACAAGTGAGGCATGCATCTCCAccttaatagcagaatagcagtggAATTAcattaatagcagtagaataacaacacattaatagcgagaatagcAAGAGACTAAATTTAGCGACTAGTTTGCTTGTTATTGcagacactatccatttccacaaagaatatccgttttttattcaaaaataacaacacattaatagaagaatagcagagaataacacaacaaagaaagagaataacaacacattaatagcgaatagcagtagaataacaacacattaatagcgaaATAGcgagaataacaacacattaatagcagaatagcagtagagACTAAATTTAGCGCTTACTTTGTCATTATTGCGGCACGctatccatttccacaaagaatattcgttttttattcaaaaataacaacacattaatagaagaatagcaaagtggaataacattaatagcgAAATAACACAACAAAGAGAGAATAGCGGTAGAATAACACAACAACATCAGAATAGCGAGTAACACGGGAATAATATGGGAATAACGATGAGAATAGCGAtggaataacattaatagcgagaatagcAAAGTGGAATACCTTCATCGGCCCTACTTTCTCGAGCATACTATGCTCATTGGCATTATCCATCCTCCTTTGTGTATGCCTTTGCTCATTCTATTGCGGAATTGTACCTCATCCAAAACTCGACGAGGGTTCCAAAATGGCTTTCAAACCGCTTGAAATAGCTGTTTGAACTTTCGGATCTCTGGGTTGTTCGCAACAAACAACCTAGAGGCAGATCCCGAAAGTATGCCGGTATCCACTTTTGTCTGATTGCAAAGACATACTTCAACCACCGGTTGCTTTCCATACCATGGGCTTCAATAACATCTTCCGATTATGTTCAAATTCGTGTGGCTCGAGGTCGACATCCCACACAACGGCATTTATGTCGGTCATAAATTCCGTATCATTGCAGATTGCCCTTCCCACTTTCTCAGGCATTTtctgcatgatatgccacatgcaatactTGTGGACATAATGGTTGAAGACATTTGGGCGAGGCTTTTTAATTCCCGGGCACCGGTCTGTGTAATTACACATTGAGGTTCTTTCTTTGCCCCATTGCTTCGAGGAATTTTTTAAAAATCCACTCAAATGAATGCTGACTCTCAAAGTCAAGTAACCCAGCTGCAAAAGTCAccgtcttcttgttgtggtctactccggtgaagggagtaaacaccatgaaatatttgtttgtcccataagtagggtcaaacgagatcgtgtctccatataacttgtagttgtttatcccttccttatcagcccaaataaccttcgtcaagcatttgttctcatcCCGATCATAAGCAAAGTAGAACCCCTTTGTTTCAAATGAAGA from Silene latifolia isolate original U9 population chromosome 10, ASM4854445v1, whole genome shotgun sequence encodes:
- the LOC141607918 gene encoding uncharacterized protein LOC141607918 gives rise to the protein MDNANEHSMLEKVGPMKVEMHASLVYTHPIFGDFQNEVKHAICSMGVGGLTTVGAVEYHDVRDGLKHRSFRVEFNTKTNESKCACKLFERHGIVCRHILWVWNGRQVHRIPDPYVLARWTKKSYRPVVRDENGKVIEEIDEADIKKAEMSKVWSEIYATVGVMDSYATVKHMKQLQKILTQFRVNITGPTEPKTKNQEIEALLGITASNDIDLRPPNKAKNKGSGKRLRSSKEKAKTKQQKRKRRCGNCKKWVNHNSRTCTLPFAESPPSDDEDEEESKAKSRYFNLWPLDTDSKAMELMEAYKNPFEDESVEVESTVQGPARRHQRIE